Proteins from a single region of Streptomyces spinoverrucosus:
- a CDS encoding DUF397 domain-containing protein, protein MTVQPTEPTVPESAWFKSSYSSGGGGECVEVATTPEVVLVRDSKRPEGERLAVGVDAWAGFVRMAAGR, encoded by the coding sequence ATGACCGTTCAGCCCACCGAGCCGACCGTGCCGGAGTCGGCCTGGTTCAAGAGCAGTTACAGCAGTGGCGGGGGCGGGGAGTGCGTTGAGGTTGCCACGACCCCCGAAGTTGTCCTCGTCCGGGACTCGAAGCGACCAGAAGGGGAGCGGCTGGCTGTCGGGGTCGATGCTTGGGCCGGGTTCGTGCGGATGGCCGCCGGGCGCTGA